GCCTACCTGCGCCGCTGGGGTGCGCAGCGCGTGGCGCGGGTGGTCACCCTGGGCTCGCCTCACTACGGCAGCCGGCTCGCCGCGCTGGCCTGGGGCCGCAACGGCCGGCAGATGGTGATCGGCAACCCCTGGCTGCGTGAACTGCAGAACGAGCCGCTGCCCGTGCCGCTGACCTCGATCTACAGCGTGCACGACAACCAGGTGATGCCGCAGCGCCGCTGCAGCGAACTGGCCGGGGCGCGCAGCGTGGCCATCGGCGGCGTCAGCCACCTGGGCATGGCCACGTCCGAACGCGTCCTGGCTGTGCTGCTGGGCGAGCTGGCGTGATCCGGTAGCCGACCCTCGACATAAAACGAAACACGACGATACCGGGCTGAAAGGACGCTGCGGCACCTGGCGGGCACCATGAGGCCATGTCCTGCCGAACCGCGTGCGGGATCCTCAGTGAAGAAGGAAATTCGATCATGACCCCCTGGATCAAGCGTTCCCTGTACGTCGTGTTTGCCGCTGCGGCGGTGGGTGGTCTGGCCGCCTGTGGCCACGGCCCGATGGGTGGTGGCATGGCCGGTGACGGGCCTGCTGCCTGCGGCCCCGGCATGGGTGGCCCGATGATGGGCATGCGCGGCATGCACCGCGGCCCGATGAGCGATGCCGACCACGCCAAGATGCGTGACCGCATGGTCGAGCGTGCCACCACAGAGCTGGCGCTGGACGCTGGGCAGAAAGCCAAGCTGGTGACCCTGCTGGACAAGATGCACCAGCAGCGCACCAAGATGACGGGCCCGGCTCCACAGGCGGGCCAGCCGGGCAAGACGCCGCGTGACGAGTTCCTGGGCCTGATGAGCGGCGAGCGCTTTGACCGCGCCCGCGCCCAGGCGTTGGTGGACGAGAAGGGCAATGCGATGCGCGCCGCCGCGCCGGAGATGATCACCGCGATGGGTGACTTCTACGACAGCCTCAAGCCCGAGCAGCAGGCCAAGGTGCGCGACTTCCTGTCGCGCGGTGGCCGCGGCATGGGTGGGCGCGGCTGGCCCCGCGGCTGATTTCGCCGAGCCTGCCGCAGCGGCGCCTCCCTGGTACCGCTGTGGCAGGATGAAGCACCATGCCCCGCATCCTCCTGATCGATGACGACGAGCACCTGGGTGCGCCGCTGGCGGCCTACCTGAAGCGCTACGACTTCGAGGTGGACTGCGCGCTGCGTCCCAGCGTCGCCCTGCAGCGCCTGCGTGAGGTGGCCTACGACGGCGCCATCCTGGACGTGATGCTGCCGGAGATGGATGGGTTTGCGCTGTGCCGCGAGATCCGGAACGGCAGCGACCTTCCCCGTGACCTGCCGATCCTGATGCTCACCGCCCGCGGTGACGTGATGGACCGCGTCATCGGCCTGGAGCTGGGCGCGGACGACTACTTGCCCAAGCCCTTCGAGCCGCGCGAGCTGGCCGCGCGGCTGCAGACCATCCTGCGCCGCCGCGCTCCGAAGCCGGGTGCCGACGAGCTGTCCGACGCGCGCCGCCTGGTCTTTGACGGTCTGGTGGTCGACCTGGACCGCCGCCAGGTGCTGCGCCAGGGCGAGGTGGTGGAGCTGACCGGCACCGAGTTCGAGTTGCTGGCCATGCTGGCACGCGAACCCCACAAGGTCTTCAGCCGCGACGAGATCCTGAACCGCCTGCGCGGCCACGAGGCCGACCTCTACACGCGGGCCGTGGACATCGTCGTCAGCCGGCTGCGCCGCAAGCTGGAGCCGCAGGACTGCATCAAGACGCTGCGCAACGCGGGCTACACCTTTGCGGGGGCCCGCGCGTGAACCGTCTCATGGCCCGCCTGCGTGCGGCCTGGCGCAGCCTCGGGTTGCGCATCGTGCTGCTGTTCCTGCTGCTGGCCGTGGCGATCGTGGGGGTCGGTGCGGGTGGCATGCAGCGTGCGGTGGGCGGCCCTTGGCGGGCACTGGTGCGCCCGCTGGTGGCGGACTACGTGGACCGCCTCGCGGAGGACATCGGCAACCCGCCGGACGTCGCCCGCGCGCGCGCATTGGCCGAGCGCCTGCCGCTGACGGTGCGCATCAGCGGCCCGGCGGTGCAGTGGGATTCGCGCGGCGACACGGCGCTCTCGCCGCCCCAGCCGATGCGGCCGCCCTGGTCCCGCATGGGAGGGGCCTCGCAGGTAGAGGCCCCCTGGCACCCGCGCGACCCGGCGCACGGGCCGATGGGCCGCGGCATGCATCGGCACTTTCCCGTGCTCGACGACGATGCCGCCGACACCGAGCGTGGCTGGCTGATGGCGCGGCGCCTGACGGCCGATGGCCACGTGCTGCAGTTCGGCATCGCCCAGGTCCCGTGGCGTGACCGGCCGCGATCGATCGGCTGGTTCACGGTCGGCCTGCTGGCGATCCTGACGCTGGTGGCCTATGGCGTGGTGCGCCATTGGCTGCGCCCCTTGAGCGACATCGCCGCCGGGGCCGAACGCTACGGAGCGGGCAAGTTCGACGCGCCGATCCCACAGCGCCGCGACGACGAGCTCGGCGAGCTGGCCGGGCGCATCAACACCATGGCGACGCGGCTGCACGGCATGCTGGAGGCCAAGCGGGCGCTGCTGCTGGCGATCAGCCACGAACTGCGCTCGCCGTTGACGCGCGCGCGGCTGAACGCCGAGCTGGTCGATGAGGGCCCTTCGCGCGATGCCCTGCTGCGCGACTTGGGCGAGATGCGCGAGCTGATCACCGACCTGCTGGAAAGCGAACGGCTGGCTGCCGGCCATGCCGCCCTGCAGCGCGAAGCCACCGACCTGGCGGCGCTGGTGCGCACCGTGGTGGCCGAGCTGGGCCCCGAGGGTGGCGCTGCGCGCATCGAGGTGCAAGTGGATGAGGTGCTCGGCCCCGTCGAAGTCGACCCGGCACGCTGGCGCGTGCTGCTGCGCAACCTGCTGAGTAACGCGCTGCGGCATGGTCGACCCGAGGAGGCCCAGGAGGGTCAGGAGACGCAGGCCCCGGATGTCGAGCTGAGCCTCGTCCGCGTCGGCGATGCCCTGCGGCTGACGGTGCGCGACCACGGCCCGGGCGTGCCGCCCGAGCAGCTGGCCCACCTGACCGAGGCCTTCTACCGCCCGGACTCGGACCGCGGCCGGCGCAGCGGCGGGGTCGGCCTGGGCCTGCATCTGTGTCGGCTGATCGCCGAGGCGCACGGCGGCCGGCTCACGTTGCGCAGTGCCGAGCCCGGGCTGCTGGCCGAGGTGACCTGGCCGGCGGGGTGATGGGCGTGTTGAGGGGCGGGAGGCCGCCCGGCCGAGGCGC
The Sphaerotilus microaerophilus DNA segment above includes these coding regions:
- a CDS encoding response regulator transcription factor produces the protein MPRILLIDDDEHLGAPLAAYLKRYDFEVDCALRPSVALQRLREVAYDGAILDVMLPEMDGFALCREIRNGSDLPRDLPILMLTARGDVMDRVIGLELGADDYLPKPFEPRELAARLQTILRRRAPKPGADELSDARRLVFDGLVVDLDRRQVLRQGEVVELTGTEFELLAMLAREPHKVFSRDEILNRLRGHEADLYTRAVDIVVSRLRRKLEPQDCIKTLRNAGYTFAGARA
- a CDS encoding HAMP domain-containing sensor histidine kinase, translating into MARLRAAWRSLGLRIVLLFLLLAVAIVGVGAGGMQRAVGGPWRALVRPLVADYVDRLAEDIGNPPDVARARALAERLPLTVRISGPAVQWDSRGDTALSPPQPMRPPWSRMGGASQVEAPWHPRDPAHGPMGRGMHRHFPVLDDDAADTERGWLMARRLTADGHVLQFGIAQVPWRDRPRSIGWFTVGLLAILTLVAYGVVRHWLRPLSDIAAGAERYGAGKFDAPIPQRRDDELGELAGRINTMATRLHGMLEAKRALLLAISHELRSPLTRARLNAELVDEGPSRDALLRDLGEMRELITDLLESERLAAGHAALQREATDLAALVRTVVAELGPEGGAARIEVQVDEVLGPVEVDPARWRVLLRNLLSNALRHGRPEEAQEGQETQAPDVELSLVRVGDALRLTVRDHGPGVPPEQLAHLTEAFYRPDSDRGRRSGGVGLGLHLCRLIAEAHGGRLTLRSAEPGLLAEVTWPAG
- a CDS encoding Spy/CpxP family protein refolding chaperone, translating into MTPWIKRSLYVVFAAAAVGGLAACGHGPMGGGMAGDGPAACGPGMGGPMMGMRGMHRGPMSDADHAKMRDRMVERATTELALDAGQKAKLVTLLDKMHQQRTKMTGPAPQAGQPGKTPRDEFLGLMSGERFDRARAQALVDEKGNAMRAAAPEMITAMGDFYDSLKPEQQAKVRDFLSRGGRGMGGRGWPRG